One Candidatus Nitrososphaera evergladensis SR1 genomic window carries:
- a CDS encoding NAD(P)/FAD-dependent oxidoreductase — protein MPGQRDYDIIVAGGGLAGMIVGTSAAYYSKQKLKILVIDRNAFPQQGMKTISGWVCGDAVGRNTVDYMAERIHINWGKPEIEHPVKGVVAFSPDHETKVAFDGEGYILNRKMLPQRQMADCKKMGVELKERVAIRSLIIENNAVIGVEGEDLASKTPFKKTAKLVVDCTGVTSVLRTNFPLKSYIERRIDRDDLEATGRYIYNFELANDDKTYFDPDYCIIHLDQKLAPGGYGWVFPKGKTKVNIGLGVQQKAFEARNKEMGVNPNLTTLINEYVQANPTIKNPTLADGEMDDGNAWGTWQVSVRRQNDCMVSNGYMLVGDSAWMPKPLDAGGIGPAIIAATIAGKDAVEAIEANDTSERNLWKYNKHFINDYGYKTAGLEVFRRMLQGLTNDQINYGMKHFLSKMDIDKITKGEHPEFSTVDKLGMMIRGAMNKKLAEDLRYCASINKKLTDHYYNYPETPDGFSAWQKTLHGMLQEAFAKYK, from the coding sequence ATGCCCGGACAGCGTGATTATGACATTATTGTGGCAGGCGGTGGCCTTGCAGGCATGATAGTTGGCACCTCCGCCGCGTATTATTCAAAGCAAAAGCTGAAAATACTGGTAATCGACAGGAACGCGTTTCCCCAGCAGGGAATGAAGACCATCTCCGGCTGGGTCTGCGGCGATGCGGTAGGCAGGAACACCGTCGACTATATGGCAGAGCGCATACACATCAACTGGGGCAAGCCCGAGATCGAGCACCCTGTCAAGGGAGTGGTCGCGTTCTCGCCAGACCACGAAACCAAGGTCGCGTTTGACGGCGAAGGCTACATCTTGAACCGCAAGATGCTCCCGCAGCGCCAAATGGCGGACTGCAAAAAGATGGGAGTAGAGCTCAAAGAACGCGTCGCAATACGCTCTCTCATTATTGAAAACAACGCCGTCATTGGGGTCGAGGGCGAGGACCTTGCCAGCAAGACTCCCTTCAAGAAAACTGCCAAACTGGTGGTTGACTGCACGGGCGTAACCTCTGTGCTTCGCACAAACTTTCCGCTAAAGTCGTACATTGAGCGCAGGATTGACCGCGACGATCTTGAAGCGACAGGCCGCTACATCTACAATTTCGAGCTTGCAAACGACGACAAAACCTATTTCGATCCGGATTACTGCATTATTCATCTGGATCAAAAGCTTGCCCCGGGAGGCTACGGCTGGGTCTTTCCAAAGGGCAAGACCAAGGTCAACATCGGCCTTGGCGTGCAGCAAAAGGCGTTTGAGGCGCGCAACAAGGAAATGGGCGTAAACCCGAACCTTACCACGCTCATAAACGAGTATGTGCAGGCAAACCCGACGATAAAGAACCCGACGCTTGCAGACGGAGAGATGGACGACGGCAACGCCTGGGGCACATGGCAGGTATCAGTAAGGCGTCAGAACGACTGCATGGTGTCAAACGGCTACATGCTGGTAGGCGACTCGGCGTGGATGCCCAAGCCGCTTGATGCAGGAGGCATCGGCCCGGCAATAATCGCGGCCACAATCGCAGGCAAGGACGCCGTCGAGGCGATAGAGGCCAACGACACTTCCGAGCGCAACCTGTGGAAATACAACAAGCATTTCATAAACGACTATGGCTACAAGACGGCCGGCCTTGAAGTGTTCAGAAGGATGCTGCAAGGTCTCACAAACGACCAGATAAACTATGGCATGAAGCACTTTTTGTCAAAGATGGACATCGACAAGATAACCAAGGGCGAGCACCCCGAGTTTAGCACGGTCGACAAGCTGGGCATGATGATAAGGGGCGCCATGAACAAGAAACTTGCAGAGGACTTGCGCTACTGCGCCAGCATCAACAAAAAGCTCACGGACCACTACTACAACTACCCTGAAACGCCTGACGGCTTTTCCGCGTGGCAAAAGACGCTCCACGGCATGCTGCAGGAAGCGTTTGCCAAGT
- a CDS encoding HAD family hydrolase, which translates to MHRQQPFVFFDLGQTLVTEWDFINHFDGKFLELLNGYGARIDMRNYRAVRDSMIRDRRIGHGSVKELVIEICRAVLPSGYENAILQKIDPQVKAGRRELFRFADGAEQVLKELSQGKKCDLGIIANQSEDIVALLQGAGLDKYFKVTAISGAIKMKKPDPRIFQLALKQAGREAQECVMVGDRLDTDVCPANRLGMTTMRITDSLFALQQPREDCERPDYTIAKLTEVPATVEKIISRK; encoded by the coding sequence ATGCACAGGCAGCAGCCGTTCGTGTTCTTTGACCTTGGACAGACGCTTGTCACGGAATGGGATTTCATCAACCACTTTGACGGCAAATTCCTTGAACTCTTGAACGGCTATGGCGCAAGGATTGACATGCGCAACTATCGCGCCGTTCGCGACAGCATGATACGCGACCGCAGGATAGGCCACGGAAGCGTAAAAGAGCTTGTGATTGAGATCTGCCGGGCAGTCCTGCCGTCCGGCTATGAAAACGCGATACTGCAGAAAATAGACCCGCAGGTCAAGGCAGGCAGAAGAGAGCTATTCAGGTTTGCAGACGGCGCGGAGCAGGTTTTAAAGGAACTGTCGCAGGGAAAAAAATGCGACCTTGGCATAATCGCAAACCAGTCTGAGGATATTGTCGCGCTCTTGCAGGGAGCAGGCCTTGACAAGTACTTCAAAGTCACTGCAATATCAGGTGCTATCAAGATGAAAAAGCCCGACCCGCGCATATTCCAGCTTGCGCTCAAGCAAGCAGGAAGGGAGGCGCAAGAGTGCGTCATGGTAGGCGACAGGCTTGACACGGACGTGTGCCCGGCAAACAGACTTGGCATGACCACGATGAGGATCACCGACTCGCTCTTTGCGCTGCAACAGCCCCGCGAGGACTGCGAGCGCCCCGACTATACTATTGCCAAGCTGACCGAAGTCCCTGCAACAGTGGAAAAAATTATTAGCAGAAAATAG
- a CDS encoding HIT family protein, translating into MPQDPNCIFCKIATGQIPARVIMQNDRATAFLDAFPLAAGHTLVVPKAHFQKVQDMDAPDAQAVFDLVYKITARVESAAGTGASTIAIHNGKEAGQEVSHVHIHIIPRKPGDGAGPVHSMFKNRPKLSAQEMDALLDKMNPAK; encoded by the coding sequence ATGCCGCAAGATCCAAACTGCATCTTTTGCAAAATAGCGACGGGCCAGATTCCTGCAAGGGTTATAATGCAGAACGACAGGGCGACGGCGTTTCTTGACGCCTTTCCGCTTGCCGCGGGCCACACGCTTGTAGTGCCAAAGGCGCATTTTCAAAAGGTGCAGGATATGGATGCGCCTGACGCACAGGCGGTTTTTGATCTCGTATACAAAATAACCGCCAGAGTCGAGTCTGCTGCCGGTACAGGCGCATCAACAATTGCAATCCATAATGGCAAAGAAGCAGGGCAGGAGGTTTCCCACGTCCACATCCATATCATACCGAGAAAGCCTGGCGACGGGGCCGGGCCGGTTCACTCTATGTTCAAGAACCGGCCAAAGCTGTCAGCGCAAGAGATGGACGCGCTTCTCGACAAGATGAACCCGGCAAAGTGA
- a CDS encoding SelD-related putative sulfur metabolism protein — protein sequence MSNNFWENVEQYRKLGADPLRWLSSCSLEADSNIVKSALAEIKRSTIKLASPFWFDSYFHIEGKEPELTRRVYDLASPVVDKEVEVKRALAILRVHSATAESPQALAETLGKFFSVFRAKVAVTSAPVATTEHPGAQFALLDYIELRRGNKDGYMPALSSFEQVADITKAPDDEVHVRIALTDAVERLNLLGCGNSALFKFFPIYDAPDEGMLDRIRTNLDAFMSRYNLVMEDYSSLKRGRLFYGTSAVAITNKELPTRYEQIEEGMEVMITNKFGGLAAVSLHALALSDPANALKFEQAGVSMPDLTAARDEALKSLSEPHFALGKIISKYCPDFGQGYDKSAHITAVYPVGAKGLFALGALAELANAHIAVNELPVRHEEVARLATKESLVENSTASQHGCHILVGTKDVLNLAAEDLRQHHFAPERIGFVAKKGAPSIAIEKDASMYVAQKAKLARLLKPAS from the coding sequence TTGTCTAATAATTTTTGGGAAAATGTAGAGCAATACAGGAAGCTGGGCGCCGATCCGCTGCGCTGGCTCTCGTCTTGCTCGCTTGAGGCCGACTCAAATATCGTCAAAAGCGCCCTTGCCGAGATAAAGCGCAGCACGATAAAGCTGGCGTCGCCCTTTTGGTTTGACTCGTACTTTCATATCGAAGGAAAAGAGCCCGAGCTGACAAGGCGCGTCTATGATCTGGCAAGCCCCGTCGTGGACAAGGAAGTGGAGGTCAAAAGAGCGCTTGCTATTCTGCGCGTGCACTCTGCTACTGCCGAGTCGCCACAGGCACTTGCAGAAACACTGGGCAAGTTCTTTTCGGTTTTCAGGGCCAAAGTGGCGGTGACAAGTGCGCCTGTTGCAACGACAGAGCATCCTGGCGCCCAGTTTGCACTGCTCGATTACATCGAGCTTCGCCGGGGCAACAAGGACGGCTACATGCCAGCGCTGTCATCGTTTGAGCAGGTGGCAGACATTACAAAAGCACCAGACGACGAAGTGCATGTCAGGATCGCGCTTACTGACGCAGTGGAGCGCCTGAACTTGCTTGGCTGCGGCAACTCGGCGCTTTTCAAGTTCTTTCCGATATATGATGCGCCTGATGAAGGGATGCTCGACAGGATCCGCACGAACCTCGACGCGTTCATGTCGCGCTACAACCTTGTCATGGAAGACTATAGCTCACTCAAGCGCGGCCGGTTGTTTTACGGCACAAGCGCCGTTGCGATCACAAACAAAGAGCTTCCAACGCGCTACGAGCAGATAGAAGAGGGAATGGAAGTCATGATAACAAACAAGTTTGGCGGGCTTGCGGCAGTCAGCCTGCACGCCCTTGCTCTTTCCGACCCTGCCAACGCTTTGAAGTTCGAGCAGGCAGGCGTCTCAATGCCTGACTTGACGGCTGCAAGGGACGAGGCGCTAAAGAGCCTCAGCGAGCCCCACTTTGCGCTGGGCAAGATAATCTCAAAATACTGCCCAGACTTTGGGCAGGGATACGACAAGAGCGCACACATCACCGCCGTCTATCCTGTCGGCGCAAAAGGCCTGTTTGCGCTTGGCGCCCTTGCGGAGCTGGCAAATGCCCACATTGCGGTAAACGAGCTTCCTGTAAGGCACGAAGAGGTTGCAAGGCTTGCAACAAAAGAGTCGCTTGTAGAAAACTCGACTGCATCGCAGCACGGCTGCCACATACTAGTTGGCACAAAGGACGTGCTGAACCTTGCGGCGGAGGATCTGCGCCAGCACCACTTTGCACCTGAAAGGATAGGCTTTGTTGCAAAAAAAGGCGCGCCGTCAATCGCAATAGAAAAAGACGCAAGTATGTATGTGGCACAAAAGGCAAAACTTGCACGCCTGCTAAAGCCGGCGAGTTAA
- a CDS encoding phosphoadenylyl-sulfate reductase: protein MRFTAEQVEQLAKDFEGKTAQQVLEWALEEFGPKIGLASSFGAEDVAIIDMMAQINKDKTHVFTLETGRLNQETYDVMDDIRARYGISITAYFPDQKEVEEMIRARGMNLMYASVENRKLCCEIRKVHPLNRALASLDGWITGLRRDQVATRASTRKIEIDSAHGGIIKLNPIADWTSEMVWDYIKKNNVPYNKLHDMGYPSIGCEPCTRAVEPGEDPRAGRWWWENAAHKECGLHFDPVKMMKKKK from the coding sequence ATGAGGTTCACCGCTGAGCAGGTCGAGCAGCTGGCCAAGGACTTTGAGGGCAAGACGGCCCAGCAGGTGCTAGAGTGGGCCCTTGAAGAGTTTGGCCCCAAAATTGGCCTTGCCTCAAGTTTTGGAGCAGAGGACGTTGCCATCATTGACATGATGGCACAGATAAACAAGGACAAGACGCACGTTTTCACGCTAGAGACAGGCAGGCTCAACCAGGAAACCTACGACGTGATGGACGACATTCGCGCCCGCTATGGCATCAGCATAACGGCGTATTTTCCAGACCAAAAGGAGGTAGAGGAGATGATAAGGGCAAGGGGAATGAACCTCATGTATGCAAGCGTCGAGAACCGCAAGCTGTGCTGCGAGATACGCAAGGTCCACCCTCTTAACAGGGCGCTTGCAAGCCTTGACGGCTGGATAACCGGCCTGAGAAGGGACCAGGTCGCAACGAGGGCAAGCACGAGAAAAATAGAGATAGACAGCGCGCATGGCGGTATAATCAAATTAAACCCGATAGCAGACTGGACATCTGAAATGGTCTGGGACTATATCAAAAAGAACAACGTCCCGTACAACAAGCTGCACGACATGGGTTACCCAAGCATCGGTTGCGAGCCGTGCACGAGGGCGGTAGAGCCGGGAGAGGACCCACGCGCAGGCAGGTGGTGGTGGGAAAACGCCGCGCACAAAGAGTGCGGGCTCCACTTTGACCCGGTAAAAATGATGAAGAAGAAAAAGTGA
- the sat gene encoding sulfate adenylyltransferase codes for MALQQPHGGRLVSRFSNASLDGMFAVEVSNDLRSDIENIADGIFSPLEGFVGQDDFDSIVKTGRLKSGLAWTVPIVLDLDEQAAKNARQAGEVALATAGEKFASLKIEEAYTFDRLASARAVYGTDDLNHPGVAKMSNMKSHLVAGRIEVSKRIPQGQIRKYRKTPKETREEMAQRGWKTVVGFQTRNVPHVAHEMLQKAALNLYDGLFVNPLIGKKKQGDFKDEVILSAYETLINNYYPKNRAMFVTLHTEMRYAGPKEAIHHAIMRKNFGCTHFIVGRDHAGVGSYYHPFASHEIFKNYPDLEIQPVFFPAFYYCKKCLSYANERNCPHGPEVREELSGTKMRRMVSSGEMPAEHLMRPEVSRLIVSFKEPFVS; via the coding sequence ATGGCTTTGCAACAACCACACGGCGGAAGGCTGGTAAGCAGGTTTTCAAACGCAAGCCTTGACGGCATGTTCGCTGTCGAGGTTTCAAACGACCTGAGAAGCGACATCGAGAACATCGCCGACGGTATTTTCAGCCCCCTTGAAGGCTTTGTCGGCCAGGACGACTTTGACAGCATCGTAAAGACGGGCAGGCTGAAAAGCGGCCTTGCATGGACGGTCCCAATCGTGCTCGACCTTGACGAGCAGGCCGCAAAAAATGCCAGGCAGGCCGGCGAAGTCGCGCTTGCAACCGCAGGGGAAAAATTTGCATCACTTAAAATAGAAGAGGCATACACGTTTGACAGGCTTGCCTCTGCCAGGGCAGTCTATGGCACAGACGACCTCAACCACCCAGGGGTTGCCAAGATGTCAAACATGAAGAGCCACCTTGTCGCCGGTAGGATAGAGGTTTCAAAGAGGATCCCGCAAGGACAGATAAGGAAGTACAGAAAGACCCCAAAGGAGACGAGAGAAGAGATGGCGCAGCGCGGCTGGAAGACCGTCGTTGGCTTTCAGACCCGGAACGTGCCGCACGTTGCGCACGAGATGCTGCAAAAGGCGGCCCTCAACCTGTACGACGGGCTTTTCGTAAACCCGCTCATCGGCAAGAAAAAGCAGGGCGATTTCAAGGACGAGGTGATTCTTTCTGCGTACGAGACCCTCATCAACAACTATTACCCAAAAAACCGCGCCATGTTTGTCACATTGCACACAGAGATGCGCTACGCCGGGCCCAAGGAGGCGATACACCACGCAATCATGAGAAAGAACTTTGGCTGCACGCACTTTATTGTCGGGCGCGACCACGCCGGCGTTGGCAGTTACTACCACCCCTTTGCATCACACGAGATATTCAAGAACTATCCTGACCTGGAGATACAGCCTGTGTTCTTTCCGGCGTTTTACTACTGCAAAAAATGCCTCAGCTACGCCAACGAGCGCAACTGCCCCCACGGCCCGGAGGTCAGGGAGGAACTGAGCGGCACAAAGATGAGAAGGATGGTCAGCTCTGGCGAGATGCCGGCAGAGCACCTGATGAGGCCGGAAGTATCAAGGCTGATAGTGTCGTTCAAAGAACCTTTTGTGTCCTAG